The Helicobacter fennelliae nucleotide sequence ACATAAGAAAGGTCAAGGAAGCACTCAAAATAATCGAGATTCTGCTGGTCGTCGTCTAGGCGTCAAGAAATTTGGTTCGCAATTTGTCCGCGCAGGAAATATTATCGTCCGCCAAAGAGGCACAAAAGTGCATCCGG carries:
- the rpmA gene encoding 50S ribosomal protein L27, producing the protein MAHKKGQGSTQNNRDSAGRRLGVKKFGSQFVRAGNIIVRQRGTKVHPGENVGMGKDHTIFALIDGVVKFQQKTKERKKVSVIPAS